ACGCCAGACAGTTGGCTGTATACAAACGACAGTATCCCGCCGACGACATCATGACGACACTCGCCCACGACGCCGAACTCGCCGACACCGAGCTGGAGATGTTCTTCTTCCTGCTCACCGTCGCGGGCAACGACACCGTACGCAGCGCGGCCCCGGGCGGTCTGCTGGCGCTGGCGGAACATCCGGAGTCGTACGAGTCGTTGCGCGCGGGGAAGGCGGAACTCCCCACTGCTGTCGAGGAGCTGCTGCGTTCGCATCCGCCGGTGCTGACCTTCCGCAGGACCGCCGCGCGGGACACCGAGCTGGCGGGGCGGCGGATCCGGGCCGGTGACAAGGTCGTGGTCTTCCACGCCTCGGCCAACAGGGACGAGCGGGTCTTCGCCGATCCCGCCCGCCTCGACCTCGCCCGCTCCCCCAACCCGCATGTGTCCTTCGGCGACGGCCCGCACGTCTGCCTGGGCGCCCACTTCGCCCGGCTGCAACTGCGGCTGCTCTACGAGGAGGTGCTGCGCGCGGTCCCCGAGGTGCGGCCCGCCGGCCCGGCCGACCGGCTCGTGTCGAACTTCATCAACGGCATCAAGTCACTGCCGTTGCAGGTCATGTGACATCGGCCTGGATCAGCGCGTGGGTGCCGCCGGTGCGCCAGCGCCTGCCCTCGGCCGCCTCCAGCTCGGCCACGGTCGCCGCGGACAGGCCCGTGATCACGTCGGACTTCAGGGTACGCAGCGCGGCGACCGGGCCGGGGAAGTAACCGGTCGTCTCCTGGAAAGGTGTGGTCGGCGCCCACAGCCGGTCGCCCACCAGGCGCCGGTAGTTGAGGTCGCCCTTGAAGACGGTGAGCGTGGCCGCGGCGAACTCGGCCCGCAGGTCGTCCGGCATCTCGGCGTACGGCAGCGGGGCGCACGAGAACGGGTGCGCGCGCATGGTGAGGCGGCCGTCGGCCATGGCCGACCAGAGCACGCGCGCGTACCCGGCGGCCGCACCGGAGGCGGCGCGCAGCCGGTGCAGCGCGTCGACGACGTCGGCGGTGGTGGCGTCGGAGACGTAGTACGGGTACGGCTTGACGTGCAGCACCGCCCGCGCGGCCCGGCCCTCGGCGAGGAGGTGGGCGATCAGCAGCAGGTCCGGGACGAGTTCGCGGCCCGCGTTGTCCGCGACCAGGACCAGCGTGGCGGTGCCGCCGGGCGGCAGCAGCGACCACAGGGCCTCGCTGTCGTCGGCGACGAGCGCGGGGGCCGGGTCCCGGGTCCCGGCGCCCTCGGCGGAGAGCCGGAAGCCGAGGTCGGCACGGTTGCCCCACAG
Above is a genomic segment from Streptomyces fodineus containing:
- a CDS encoding damage-control phosphatase ARMT1 family protein — encoded protein: MPPTPFAPVILGNEPGSFPHSVLAERHPAIIRQVRDAFPYGPGQHRALDELLKSCTEGTVGPLPADAPDRALWQRWGLADHAGRSWYDVPWLWSESYFYRRLLDAVGWFGPGAWQGVDPFRPFKRAELDAPATDEELTALDALPGLPEEERAHALLHGSLWGNRADLGFRLSAEGAGTRDPAPALVADDSEALWSLLPPGGTATLVLVADNAGRELVPDLLLIAHLLAEGRAARAVLHVKPYPYYVSDATTADVVDALHRLRAASGAAAGYARVLWSAMADGRLTMRAHPFSCAPLPYAEMPDDLRAEFAAATLTVFKGDLNYRRLVGDRLWAPTTPFQETTGYFPGPVAALRTLKSDVITGLSAATVAELEAAEGRRWRTGGTHALIQADVT